One genomic region from Carnobacterium divergens encodes:
- a CDS encoding YopX family protein — protein MREIKFRGKAIDTDEWVYGVPVPNGFGTRVFMITLILGDDVAYPMEKLHEFCREVIPETVSQYTGIDDKNREDIFDKDFIHDGKEKWKVGYSETSCGFDAVGVRNHGCWSLYHLANGHNKGREIEVIGNKFDNFELLEGE, from the coding sequence ATGAGAGAAATTAAGTTTAGAGGGAAAGCAATCGATACTGACGAATGGGTTTATGGTGTTCCTGTTCCTAATGGTTTTGGAACAAGAGTTTTTATGATTACTCTGATTTTAGGTGACGATGTCGCCTATCCGATGGAAAAGTTACATGAATTTTGTCGTGAAGTGATTCCTGAGACAGTGAGTCAGTACACTGGGATAGATGATAAAAATCGCGAAGATATTTTTGATAAAGACTTTATTCATGATGGTAAAGAAAAATGGAAAGTTGGATATTCTGAAACGTCATGCGGTTTTGATGCGGTAGGAGTTAGAAATCATGGCTGTTGGAGTTTATATCATTTAGCTAATGGGCATAATAAAGGTCGTGAAATTGAAGTCATCGGCAACAAGTTTGATAATTTTGAACTGTTGGAGGGAGAATAG
- a CDS encoding phage/plasmid primase, P4 family has product MLNFIKLHPDKKVPDQKSLSDFYTDVTKLSDAAVVLNNETVVVDFDEYPEIGRELAKRYPTFTVETEKGIHLYYKKPEQINGHPIVIKNWSGKKTAHITNVGCQVDYKTGNKATVTIKRNGVMRKISGTFEMWNDLPYLPVELFPHKLKTILSDLGEGGRNTALFTHLLAVREMYEVDADTLSRIATFINEHVFKESLKQTEISALINSVLDKEVREKLFLNPKDMIMTSEALAQELDIKIFNGSIFHKEDNYWINDKNKLLRAIDKRIKLLPAKHKNLMDLLPIKGELIEKTDFPIQFNNNYMLDGGEIIPMSSKEFTPFKLDVDYDPEAYDKTVDEFLDFLVSDKQDLRLIVEELLGHILMTKGFPHKVFFLIGQTAANGKSTFLEMINSFVGDLGLNLALEQFNDQTSVMEMEGKLVNVGDDIDSGYMEKSMNFKTLASGNTIMVRPIYSKPYKLKNKATLIFTANEMPTFKDKTGGIARRIVVIPCENKVKKSDPKIDEKLSSANAKSYLLNVALTAMERIMNNGGQLSKSETVEQFTEEYFVESDSIIGFIVSEGVNEDMTTKATYEEYCKYCDALGSKPFSHTKFTQRLKSKGYDIKERRMVGQRYKVYKLNEEN; this is encoded by the coding sequence GTGTTAAATTTTATAAAATTGCATCCAGATAAAAAAGTTCCAGATCAAAAAAGTTTAAGTGATTTCTATACCGATGTAACCAAACTTTCAGATGCTGCTGTTGTATTAAACAATGAAACAGTAGTCGTTGATTTCGATGAGTATCCAGAGATTGGTCGAGAATTAGCTAAGCGATACCCAACCTTTACAGTGGAAACAGAAAAGGGAATCCACCTTTACTATAAAAAGCCAGAGCAAATCAACGGTCATCCGATTGTGATAAAAAACTGGTCTGGTAAAAAAACAGCTCACATTACAAACGTTGGGTGTCAAGTAGATTATAAGACAGGTAACAAAGCAACGGTCACCATTAAAAGAAATGGTGTCATGCGTAAAATTAGCGGAACCTTTGAAATGTGGAACGACCTTCCATATTTACCAGTTGAATTGTTTCCTCACAAATTAAAAACAATTTTATCTGATTTAGGTGAAGGTGGTAGAAACACAGCTTTATTTACTCACTTGCTAGCAGTTCGTGAAATGTATGAGGTGGATGCTGATACATTGTCACGAATTGCAACTTTTATTAATGAACATGTTTTTAAAGAATCATTAAAGCAAACTGAAATAAGCGCATTGATTAATTCGGTTTTAGATAAAGAAGTAAGAGAAAAATTATTTTTAAATCCCAAAGACATGATTATGACCAGTGAAGCATTGGCCCAGGAATTAGACATTAAAATATTTAATGGGTCCATCTTTCATAAGGAAGATAATTATTGGATAAATGACAAGAACAAGTTATTGAGAGCTATCGATAAGAGAATTAAGCTTTTACCAGCGAAGCATAAAAACTTAATGGACCTATTGCCAATCAAAGGTGAACTAATTGAAAAAACAGATTTTCCAATACAGTTCAATAATAATTATATGTTAGATGGTGGGGAAATTATTCCTATGTCTTCTAAAGAATTTACACCGTTTAAATTAGATGTTGATTATGATCCAGAAGCTTATGATAAAACGGTAGATGAGTTCTTGGACTTTTTAGTCAGTGATAAACAAGATTTAAGATTGATTGTGGAGGAACTACTTGGTCATATTTTAATGACCAAAGGGTTTCCTCATAAAGTATTTTTCTTAATTGGCCAAACTGCAGCAAATGGTAAATCTACCTTTTTAGAAATGATTAATAGTTTTGTTGGTGACTTAGGGTTGAACTTAGCCCTGGAACAATTTAATGACCAAACCAGTGTAATGGAGATGGAAGGTAAGCTTGTCAACGTTGGTGATGATATCGATTCTGGATACATGGAAAAATCAATGAACTTTAAAACATTGGCTTCTGGAAATACTATCATGGTTCGGCCCATTTATTCAAAACCATACAAACTAAAAAATAAAGCAACTCTAATATTTACCGCTAATGAAATGCCGACCTTTAAAGATAAGACAGGCGGAATTGCCAGGCGCATTGTCGTTATTCCATGTGAAAATAAAGTGAAAAAAAGTGATCCAAAAATTGATGAAAAGCTTTCTTCTGCAAATGCGAAGTCCTATCTTTTAAATGTTGCCTTAACAGCGATGGAACGGATTATGAACAATGGTGGCCAACTTTCTAAATCTGAAACCGTTGAGCAATTTACAGAAGAATACTTTGTTGAATCTGATTCTATTATTGGGTTTATCGTATCCGAAGGAGTAAACGAAGATATGACAACAAAAGCAACTTATGAAGAATATTGCAAGTATTGCGATGCGCTTGGTTCAAAACCGTTCTCCCACACCAAGTTCACACAGCGGTTGAAGTCGAAAGGTTATGATATAAAAGAAAGAAGAATGGTCGGTCAAAGATACAAAGTATATAAATTAAATGAAGAAAATTAA
- a CDS encoding HNH endonuclease, with amino-acid sequence MKYCQFNGCTNKVEKGAYCLDHVVTRRSKKRKDIYHHENKSFYVTDAWQDVRADVYEREKGKCQRCHKFVFGKTAHCHHIIPIKKNPTLKLDVNNIMLLCPKCHAIVENEEKTKKVFASYFQINPPLSK; translated from the coding sequence ATGAAGTATTGCCAGTTTAATGGGTGTACAAACAAGGTTGAGAAAGGTGCTTACTGTTTAGACCATGTGGTTACTAGACGTTCTAAGAAGCGCAAGGACATCTACCATCATGAGAACAAATCGTTCTATGTAACAGATGCTTGGCAAGATGTTAGAGCTGATGTGTATGAGCGTGAGAAAGGTAAGTGCCAGCGATGCCACAAGTTTGTGTTTGGTAAGACTGCACATTGTCATCACATCATTCCTATTAAAAAGAATCCGACATTGAAGCTTGATGTTAATAATATTATGTTGCTTTGTCCTAAATGTCATGCAATTGTTGAGAATGAAGAAAAAACAAAAAAGGTATTTGCTTCCTATTTTCAAATCAATCCCCCCCTATCAAAATAA
- a CDS encoding P27 family phage terminase small subunit: MATKKQKELMEIVDVKVNDEKKRVLNVMNKAGIYTLTLDPLLESYLDTFEIYTTMYLRWRDLGFPETQKYTNKAKATNKSKHPLAQQVEVWSDKKLKALEKLGLTNKSSSTTRIIGGSSAKSDEVTKPTEPVVDELAEHRKKWGKKG, translated from the coding sequence TTGGCGACAAAAAAACAAAAAGAATTAATGGAAATCGTTGATGTGAAAGTAAATGATGAAAAAAAGCGTGTGTTGAATGTCATGAATAAAGCTGGTATTTATACCCTCACTTTGGACCCATTACTTGAATCTTATTTGGATACTTTTGAAATTTACACAACGATGTATTTGAGATGGCGTGACTTAGGTTTTCCAGAAACTCAAAAATATACAAATAAAGCAAAAGCAACAAATAAATCAAAACATCCCCTAGCTCAACAAGTTGAGGTTTGGAGTGACAAGAAATTAAAAGCACTTGAAAAATTAGGTCTTACCAATAAATCATCTTCAACGACAAGAATCATTGGTGGGTCGTCAGCAAAAAGTGATGAAGTTACGAAGCCAACAGAACCAGTAGTTGATGAATTAGCTGAACATCGTAAAAAATGGGGAAAGAAAGGTTAG